The sequence below is a genomic window from Dictyostelium discoideum AX4 chromosome 5 chromosome, whole genome shotgun sequence.
tctctATTGGGACCAAGAaagtttttatatattttctttaatgtATTAACTTCAATCGATACGAATCCAGCTGCATTCACAGATATTTTCTCAATGTTTATCGGTAGCTTACAATTACGTGCAACCTTAACACCAACCAAACAAGACATCGTCTATAATTTACTTCAAGGTGTATTCTCTGGTATATTTTTCAAACTACATTTTAGATCATTCGATGCAGTGCTATTGGATGTTACAGAGGATCAAATCAATGATATCTACTTACCAGAGATAACAGGTAAAGGTAATCAAGCAAAAGAgctattaaataatgatatgtGGCAATATTTCGATCCTTATTATCCTTTGTTTTCAATAAACTatagaaatttaattaaaaccaaTGCAAAAGATAGATTTAAAAAGTATCAAACTCTAAAGAAAATACCAGAATCAAAtccattaccaccaattaTGGATCCATTACCTTTGGAGTTAAGTGGTGTTTCAGAGATTTATAATGATCCAACTCTATTTGAAATCATTCTTTGTGTTGTAGCCGATTGTGTTTTCCCTTCAACTTTTGTTGGTTATGATGATAGCTTTGAAATGCAACCAATcttaaaaatgttaatttCAAAACCTGATACAATCTTAAGTGAAATGTTTTATATCTTTGTTTTAGgcattaaatcttttaaagaaTTCACTTTACCAAAATTAACTCAATctgaaaaacaattaataattgaaactatttttgattattttaattcaacaacaacaacaacaacaacaacaaatcaagaagaaaataatgataaaaaagatgatcacaatgatgaaaaagtagaaaatcaagaaaatcaagaaaatcaagaaaacCAAGaaggaaaagaaaaagaatcaattgaaaatgttgaaGAGAAAGAAGAGGATAGAATTAGaagagaaaataataatagtagatttaaatttgattttacattaaaaacaaagaatAATTAtgcaatttataatttattaagaatttataatgttgaaattgatattGGTGTAAAAGAGAAATTATCATTCTTGgatattttattcaaattttggGATTTAATGACAAATAAATCACAATACTTGGAATTACGTTCAAGTTTATtatacatttttaatttcctttTAGAATTTGACCCAATCTTTGAAAAAGTATTCAGTGATAATAAAATCGATTTAGTACGTGATGTTGAAACTTCAGCTCAAGATGAATTGGCTCAAAAGAAACTAATGGctgaaaagaaagaaagactTTTACAACAAATGAGagaacaacaaaaatcatttttagaaaattataataaaattttagttgaaggtgatgaagaagaagaagaagaagatgatgatgatgatgataatgatgacgGTGATGATACTGATGAAAATCATTATGAAAATGAACaggataattataataaagaaaGTGAAGAAAATCAAGGAAAAGAAGGAAATGAAGAAGATGGTGATAAAGAtgataaagatgatgatgatgaagaagaagcaGCTCCATTAAAACTTAGAAATACAATTAAAGCACCTGATActtatgaaaatgatgatgaaggttgtaatgatgataaagatgttgaaaattttgaaaaacaaaaagaacaatcaacaattaatattgaaattcaaAGTGGAGgtattgatgaaaatgaaattaataatgaaattacaaaagaaaaacaaaatgaagGAGAAGGTGAAGAAGAAGtagaagaaattgaaattggagAAGAAGAAGGTGAAGAAGTTGAAATTAAAGTTGATGTtaagaaatcaaataaaaataataaacatcaCAAACATGAATCAcgtaaaattgaaatttccaTTGAAGAAGAAGGTGAATTTGAACCATGTATAATTTGTAAGAGTGGTGAAAGAGGTGGTAGATTATTTACAATGGGttatattgatttatcatcAGTTAATCATCAAAATTCagttcaaaataattttaatttagcAAATGATACAGAGATGGGATTAGATCCACTTTATCAACATTTCATTGAAACATTCTATCTCACCGATATTAAACCAGGTACAACTCATTACATTCCCTACAAAGATGATCCAGCAGGTTTATTTGCATGTTACATTTTCCAAAGAAGTCCATCCACTTATATCTCTAGTTGTGGTCATAATATTCATAAGAATTGTTTGGATAAATATGTAAaggaacaagaacaacaaaagACTGATGAATTTATTACAGCTTTCAATTGTCCACTTTGTAGTAGACCATCAGATTTCATTTTACCATTGGGTGAACCACTAGATTCAAATCAATATAGATCCGATGCAAATGATATGTTCACCAAGTTATGTTATTATGATTTCTTGGTTCTAATGGATcctgaaaaaaaatatagtaTCGATAAATATTTATGGAAATTCGTTTTACAAAATATTGAAACTTTGGAATTAAAATCAAGAAAAACAAATCTATACTCTCAAGaagattatttcattatctCTGAAATTGATTTCCAAAAGGAATTAACTACTACCACTCGTTTATTCAATGTTATTACTTCGGCCAATGTTGAACCTGATCAAATCTTACCAATCTATGATCCCTCATCTTTCTTTATGGATCCATTCACAAGTAGTAGTTATTCAATTTTCCTCTCAAAAAAAGATCATTTgtctttaatttttgaaggTATTTCAAAATATCTCTTCAATGTAGTACTTTTCCATTGCATAAAGAAAAGGGTTGTACctgaaaatcaattaaataataatgttcaAACTCAAAAACTTGTCGAAAATGAATTTCAACTTTTATTtagtaacaataacaataataataataatacatcaatggataaagatattgaacttgaatttaaaaatcaaattcatccATACATTAGAAAAGTTTTAATACtctattctttaatttcaaatacgACAATAATCGATACAAAAGATGATTTCCCAACAGTTCCTTCATCAAGTACACCATTGAcagttgaattattatcagaTTTCGATAAATGTATTGGTTATTTCGGTTATTCAAATGTTCAATCAATGTTTAATCATCTATTAAATAAGGATACTTTTGAATTAACTCTTAGTAAATttatgaaaaagaagaaaattaCATCAACCATCTCCACAACCCCAACATTATATTGCTCTTATCCACCACCATCAGACTATAGATCATTACCACGTTTCATTTCATTGCCTGAGAAATTTGTGACCTTAATGCAAGAGAATATCTGTGCTGGtaattgtgattgtgattcacttttgaaattggtttgTTTATTATGTGGTCAAAGTGTTTGTACTGTTAATGCTTGTAAAAAAGGTGGTGCCGTCAGTCATTGTTATGTTTGTAGTTCAACACCTTTAGGTTTCTTCCATTTAATAGATAAACCACTCATTCAAGTTTACCATTTCCAATTTGGTTCTTTTAAGAATTCCTTCTATACTCATATCTATTTAGATAAAGATGGTCAAAAATCAAGTACTACCTCTGTAGAAATCTCATTATCTCAAAAGAGATTGAAAAAACTTTATAAGTATTGGATGGATACAACAAATTCCagaaaatttttaatcacaaaataaattaccaagaaaactattttattgttatttttaattacaaaataaattgtaaaaaaaaaaaaaaaaaaaaaaagagaaattatttaatttatttttatttgtttttttattatttttacaaaagtttatatcttttagataaatattttttaatataaaaaattattccaACTGATAAAAGTAATTCTATTAAACCAGATACCAGGAACCAAATTTCATTTGCATATGAACCAACCTGGAATAATCTAACTGTAGTATAATCCCAACTATAGGgattgtgaaaaaaaaaaaaaaaaaaaaaaaaaaaaaaaatcattaataaaccattaaactaatgattattttgttaattttaaataatgatactTACTTGCTTTCAACAAAAACTGGATATGAAGTATTTACAATTGTCCATGATGATTTTGAgttatcaaatgaaaaagcTAATGAAATTGCATTATGATAATGAGTGTTTGAATATAAACAAACTTTATTTACACATATACTACTTGAAGTATcctattttaatattaaaataaaaattagtacataaaataaatgattgaaaattctaaaaaatacatacacAATCATTGTCGCTTGTACAATTGGTAGCGTTTGTTCGGTGTTGTGTTAAATAGGTAGCCATTCTAAAAATGAATCTTGTTTCAATTGGGGTAATATGATTTACTGGGCTTACACCATAAACACCAGAATAAAAATTTGGAATTGGATTATAtgcttttaaaaaaaaaaaaaaaaggtcagtaatttatcttttttatataagaaaaataaaaaaaaaacatacgaAAAGTTGACATTAATTTTGTTACCCAATTACAAGTAATAGATTGAGTTAAACAAACATTAATTTCTCTAATGAAAAGGTCATCAACTTTAACAGTACCATTACCACCAGCTAATAAATCGATTGATTTTGAGAATACTTGAACCATATCAAAGAgagttgatgttgttgtattgATATTACCAGAATTATCTTGTTCATCACCAAAATATGGATTATTATATTGATAATCATGATCGGTGATAACAAGGGTACCAATAAAGTTTGGTgctgattttttatttatctctTTAATAAAAGACATACTTGAACATGGTGGTAGTTCATTTTGAGTTGTCTTTTGGAATTGAATTGTACTATTTTCGTAGGATTGAGTAGATTGGGAGAATACATCCATTAATTGATTAGCGCCAGCACCGCCATTTGGATGGAAAactaaattataaatatctaATTTATTTGGAGTTTTCTTACCACTATTTACTGGTCTACCTATTTGGTTGAATTCAATGATTGCGtagatattttcaaatttgatTTGTTCAAAAGTTAAATCCAACATTGGTGGTGATGAACAtgaattttgattattactaTCCAATGATGTACAAttgaaattcaacaaatcaTTAACGAAATTAGTTGACCCAACATAACCCCATCTCTCTGAATTCCACATTGCAAAAATTACCTCTTTATCCCATTTGGTTTTATCGACGCCTTGTAAAGTGTTTaacattgataataaaactgTCAATGCGTACCCAGATTGATCCGTACCAGTTGCAAGATCACGAAAGAATGCAGTTGCATCAATTGGTAACATTACTAATATAATTGGTTTACTTTGATCAATTACCTCTGAAAATGATGACCAAATACTTTGTCCACCAACTGGTTCACAAAATCCTCTTCTTAAACATGTCTCTGCATTAATTGCTCCTTGCATAAAACTATCTAATTCTGCCCCATATGCTGGATATTTACCATCTctattaattgttgataactttatttaaaaaaaaaaaaaaaaaatattaataaaattaaaattaaaataaatataaacaaaaaattaaaaatacaaacatttctaataataatagaagtTTTTAATTCCAAAGCAAACATTGGGAAAGGAAAATTCATATAGGTAAAACCATCACCATTTGGGTtccaatttaaattactatCAGGATAAAGTCCAAATTGCTTTATTGGATATTGATCCTCTGGTGAATATGGATATGTTTTTCCAATATCTGTTAAAACTAATGCGccattcattttcttttttgaataCATTTCTAATACTAATGttctaaataaattttcatttttttttttttttttttttttttttatatataagtataatt
It includes:
- a CDS encoding RING zinc finger-containing protein, whose product is MGNTFSFMSNVTGSEKLSSFKIQKTPTYDEISRELSEVLVSSELIDDIFERCCFMTIDFFFDTYKSDDTLKCQHSPTKSEWFFTCSKCCLANNSCICTLCFLSGNHISEGHSFSLFEANQAAVCDCGNSEAIKREGFCSEHINVNEISKKERIDKLPFFIKKDVHIFFRYLFQYLQNLSIKSTAAAATQKNTEKLEIEGDIQTIINWLSEVCKESSTLIHIMAEEFTQRVLEFENDDNNEKVEKEEEKENNSDDDEYYYSKFKLYQHKPLPYKNDNESIQQQWEGHHFLGYIFSKIELLDQFLPLLVLLIDNHSAFKIVLFEEYLKNYISIFSPRDSKSSSITLTIASFYMENKILVPFSTGYSRHNVLELILRSHKTIYVPLLLPFYQADSKVEKEVMLQSDLSAFTKLMKNPLVVKYFSKQEDKFKLLFEFAEQLHRFTSPQFVDPSITTTKFLLLMEHRLLLSIRSMFQTAESIRDQDPEFYQFLTDKVTENLITNMEKIKKRPTFDRCGMQLPHQDFFQKFTYSEIPVHFPLYRMLSTMLLMTKMDPMLLISKYNFQEADIIDMLTTLLLFRVCYVSYDDNNSIENCTDITMVSDLHMIQISISLLGPRKFLYIFFNVLTSIDTNPAAFTDIFSMFIGSLQLRATLTPTKQDIVYNLLQGVFSGIFFKLHFRSFDAVLLDVTEDQINDIYLPEITGKGNQAKELLNNDMWQYFDPYYPLFSINYRNLIKTNAKDRFKKYQTLKKIPESNPLPPIMDPLPLELSGVSEIYNDPTLFEIILCVVADCVFPSTFVGYDDSFEMQPILKMLISKPDTILSEMFYIFVLGIKSFKEFTLPKLTQSEKQLIIETIFDYFNSTTTTTTTTNQEENNDKKDDHNDEKVENQENQENQENQEGKEKESIENVEEKEEDRIRRENNNSRFKFDFTLKTKNNYAIYNLLRIYNVEIDIGVKEKLSFLDILFKFWDLMTNKSQYLELRSSLLYIFNFLLEFDPIFEKVFSDNKIDLVRDVETSAQDELAQKKLMAEKKERLLQQMREQQKSFLENYNKILVEGDEEEEEEDDDDDDNDDGDDTDENHYENEQDNYNKESEENQGKEGNEEDGDKDDKDDDDEEEAAPLKLRNTIKAPDTYENDDEGCNDDKDVENFEKQKEQSTINIEIQSGGIDENEINNEITKEKQNEGEGEEEVEEIEIGEEEGEEVEIKVDVKKSNKNNKHHKHESRKIEISIEEEGEFEPCIICKSGERGGRLFTMGYIDLSSVNHQNSVQNNFNLANDTEMGLDPLYQHFIETFYLTDIKPGTTHYIPYKDDPAGLFACYIFQRSPSTYISSCGHNIHKNCLDKYVKEQEQQKTDEFITAFNCPLCSRPSDFILPLGEPLDSNQYRSDANDMFTKLCYYDFLVLMDPEKKYSIDKYLWKFVLQNIETLELKSRKTNLYSQEDYFIISEIDFQKELTTTTRLFNVITSANVEPDQILPIYDPSSFFMDPFTSSSYSIFLSKKDHLSLIFEGISKYLFNVVLFHCIKKRVVPENQLNNNVQTQKLVENEFQLLFSNNNNNNNNTSMDKDIELEFKNQIHPYIRKVLILYSLISNTTIIDTKDDFPTVPSSSTPLTVELLSDFDKCIGYFGYSNVQSMFNHLLNKDTFELTLSKFMKKKKITSTISTTPTLYCSYPPPSDYRSLPRFISLPEKFVTLMQENICAGNCDCDSLLKLVCLLCGQSVCTVNACKKGGAVSHCYVCSSTPLGFFHLIDKPLIQVYHFQFGSFKNSFYTHIYLDKDGQKSSTTSVEISLSQKRLKKLYKYWMDTTNSRKFLITK
- the ncstn gene encoding gamma-secretase subunit, with amino-acid sequence MKIKNYFIIVFIIIVLSTDVISSQSSIEDKMYTSLNSYPCTRIMTLNGQIGCSSSHGGDSGILYLIDSDESYHNYFSYNQQKDIIVVFDSNYFNKTLVLEMYSKKKMNGALVLTDIGKTYPYSPEDQYPIKQFGLYPDSNLNWNPNGDGFTYMNFPFPMFALELKTSIIIRNLSTINRDGKYPAYGAELDSFMQGAINAETCLRRGFCEPVGGQSIWSSFSEVIDQSKPIILVMLPIDATAFFRDLATGTDQSGYALTVLLSMLNTLQGVDKTKWDKEVIFAMWNSERWGYVGSTNFVNDLLNFNCTSLDSNNQNSCSSPPMLDLTFEQIKFENIYAIIEFNQIGRPVNSGKKTPNKLDIYNLVFHPNGGAGANQLMDVFSQSTQSYENSTIQFQKTTQNELPPCSSMSFIKEINKKSAPNFIGTLVITDHDYQYNNPYFGDEQDNSGNINTTTSTLFDMVQVFSKSIDLLAGGNGTVKVDDLFIREINVCLTQSITCNWVTKLMSTFPYNPIPNFYSGVYGVSPVNHITPIETRFIFRMATYLTQHRTNATNCTSDNDCDTSSSICVNKVCLYSNTHYHNAISLAFSFDNSKSSWTIVNTSYPVFVESNWDYTTVRLFQVGSYANEIWFLVSGLIELLLSVGIIFYIKKYLSKRYKLL